In Pieris rapae chromosome 24, ilPieRapa1.1, whole genome shotgun sequence, a single window of DNA contains:
- the LOC111000510 gene encoding uncharacterized protein LOC111000510 isoform X2: MPHRHWCERLLWTAITIGAVWAALNLSLGQLQRYNDNPTVVTLEKDYRRWQYSLPAITLCPGNRTDPIKMVKAIKKRWNLGPDDKRYPYYANFVLAVANSDLFHLQEYEKYKDDDSLDVDLFELAVEVMPEFLMKISASQPVTYKWVPVMTESGTCYVTNSVATADLALIKLHPNSTHQPITCHYSDSVCYVIFEVTKTSYVYSTQMCRLSCRSRLALKLCGCRPFYYFYEAGPFCNPKGMWCLSQYSKVLANFGGIKCNCQASCLHAEFKEKFVEDKIWGKGPFQDRGALRLSVEAPRTRYTREIVFHFEDLVVSFGGAAGLFLGASFISFVEIIYFAMEKLFKFFSREEEIQPVIKQKRPYEERLEEIEIMLKSLNSRQIS; encoded by the exons ATGCCGCATCGTCATTGGTGTGAGCG tttGCTTTGGACCGCTATAACTATAGGCGCCGTATGGGCAGCTTTAAACCTCTCACTTGGGCAATTGCAACGCTATAATGACAACCCTACGGTGGTAACACTGGAAAAGGATTACCGACGATGGCAATACAGCTTACCAGCCATTACTTTATGCCCTGGG AATCGAACTGATCCAATTAAAATGgtaaaagcaattaaaaaacgaTGGAATCTGGGCCCAGACGACAAAAGATATCCGTATTACGCTAACTTCGTTTTAGCCGTGGCCAATTCGGACCTGTTCCATCTCCAGGAGTATGAGAAGTACAAAGATGATGATAGTCTTGATGTAGACCTTTTTGAATTGGCTGTAgag GTGATGCCAGAATTTCTGATGAAGATCTCAGCATCACAGCCAGTAACCTACAAATGGGTACCAGTGATGACAGAGAGTGGAACGTGCTATGTCACCAACTCCGTGGCAACCGCGGATTTAGCTCTTAT AAAATTGCATCCAAATTCAACACATCAGCCAATCACCTGCCACTATTCAGACAGCGTTTGCTATGTTATATTTGAAGTGACGAAAACTTCATAT gTGTATAGCACACAAATGTGTCGTCTGTCGTGTCGCAGCCGCCTCGCATTGAAACTGTGTGGTTGTCGgccattttactatttttacgAAG CGGGTCCATTCTGCAACCCCAAGGGCATGTGGTGTTTGTCGCAGTACAGCAAAGTATTGGCTAACTTCGGAGGCATCAAATGCAACTGTCAGGCCTCCTGCCTTCACGCTGAGTTCAAAGAGAAATTCGTGGAGGATAAGATATG GGGCAAAGGACCATTTCAAGACCGCGGTGCCTTAAGACTGTCAGTGGAGGCTCCAAGGACGCGCTACACACGCGAAATTGTCTTTCACTTCGAAGATTTAGTTG tgTCATTTGGAGGCGCAGCTGGCCTCTTCCTTGGAGCAAGTTTCATCAGTTTCGtggaaataatatactttgCGATGGAGAAATTATTCAAGTTTTTCTCGAGGGAAGAGGAGATACAACCAGTG ataaaacaaaaacgcCCGTACGAGGAGCGAttagaagaaatagaaatcATGCTAAAATCCCTTAATTCCCGGCAAATATCTTAG
- the LOC111000510 gene encoding pickpocket protein 19 isoform X1, whose translation MPHRHWCERLLWTAITIGAVWAALNLSLGQLQRYNDNPTVVTLEKDYRRWQYSLPAITLCPGNRTDPIKMVKAIKKRWNLGPDDKRYPYYANFVLAVANSDLFHLQEYEKYKDDDSLDVDLFELAVEVMPEFLMKISASQPVTYKWVPVMTESGTCYVTNSVATADLALIKLHPNSTHQPITCHYSDSVCYVIFEVTKTSYYHIHSPYDVAKMSDRTGKVYPSLNRFIELTVTETRTGHGVRELSSRRRACLYHDESEEGRQVYSTQMCRLSCRSRLALKLCGCRPFYYFYEAGPFCNPKGMWCLSQYSKVLANFGGIKCNCQASCLHAEFKEKFVEDKIWGKGPFQDRGALRLSVEAPRTRYTREIVFHFEDLVVSFGGAAGLFLGASFISFVEIIYFAMEKLFKFFSREEEIQPVIKQKRPYEERLEEIEIMLKSLNSRQIS comes from the exons ATGCCGCATCGTCATTGGTGTGAGCG tttGCTTTGGACCGCTATAACTATAGGCGCCGTATGGGCAGCTTTAAACCTCTCACTTGGGCAATTGCAACGCTATAATGACAACCCTACGGTGGTAACACTGGAAAAGGATTACCGACGATGGCAATACAGCTTACCAGCCATTACTTTATGCCCTGGG AATCGAACTGATCCAATTAAAATGgtaaaagcaattaaaaaacgaTGGAATCTGGGCCCAGACGACAAAAGATATCCGTATTACGCTAACTTCGTTTTAGCCGTGGCCAATTCGGACCTGTTCCATCTCCAGGAGTATGAGAAGTACAAAGATGATGATAGTCTTGATGTAGACCTTTTTGAATTGGCTGTAgag GTGATGCCAGAATTTCTGATGAAGATCTCAGCATCACAGCCAGTAACCTACAAATGGGTACCAGTGATGACAGAGAGTGGAACGTGCTATGTCACCAACTCCGTGGCAACCGCGGATTTAGCTCTTAT AAAATTGCATCCAAATTCAACACATCAGCCAATCACCTGCCACTATTCAGACAGCGTTTGCTATGTTATATTTGAAGTGACGAAAACTTCATAT TACCACATTCATTCACCATACGACGTGGCAAAGATGTCAGACAGAACTGGCAAAGTGTATCCATCATTAAACCGCTTCATAGAGCTGACTGTGACAGAAACTCGTACTGGGCATGGCGTAAGAGAACTGTCTTCGCGACGTAGAGCCTGTCTTTATCATGATGAGAGCGAGGAAGGGAGACAG gTGTATAGCACACAAATGTGTCGTCTGTCGTGTCGCAGCCGCCTCGCATTGAAACTGTGTGGTTGTCGgccattttactatttttacgAAG CGGGTCCATTCTGCAACCCCAAGGGCATGTGGTGTTTGTCGCAGTACAGCAAAGTATTGGCTAACTTCGGAGGCATCAAATGCAACTGTCAGGCCTCCTGCCTTCACGCTGAGTTCAAAGAGAAATTCGTGGAGGATAAGATATG GGGCAAAGGACCATTTCAAGACCGCGGTGCCTTAAGACTGTCAGTGGAGGCTCCAAGGACGCGCTACACACGCGAAATTGTCTTTCACTTCGAAGATTTAGTTG tgTCATTTGGAGGCGCAGCTGGCCTCTTCCTTGGAGCAAGTTTCATCAGTTTCGtggaaataatatactttgCGATGGAGAAATTATTCAAGTTTTTCTCGAGGGAAGAGGAGATACAACCAGTG ataaaacaaaaacgcCCGTACGAGGAGCGAttagaagaaatagaaatcATGCTAAAATCCCTTAATTCCCGGCAAATATCTTAG